Proteins encoded by one window of Aspergillus chevalieri M1 DNA, chromosome 6, nearly complete sequence:
- a CDS encoding chromatin segregase YTA7 (BUSCO:EOG092606O3;~COG:O;~EggNog:ENOG410PFX7;~InterPro:IPR036427,IPR041569,IPR003959,IPR027417, IPR003593,IPR003960;~PFAM:PF00004,PF17862,PF07724;~go_function: GO:0005515 - protein binding [Evidence IEA];~go_function: GO:0005524 - ATP binding [Evidence IEA];~go_function: GO:0016887 - ATPase activity [Evidence IEA]) codes for MPRRKRSLDEMALANKSDSDDDDYSDHAVRSSRATASRSKPKKPKTARRKRRDSEDDDIVSDDEILSDADELSFNESELEDDSMAQRNARGLVARRAATKRPAYNEDPTSSDEDEQENDIDAHGEEDEEEPDPPVEKQKSTVLKLKIPPAALRRQNEILQQQNGGNRRITRRMRAESEEVVALTNSGRHVEIVQRTTRSPEAEAPLARRPSRETRGLKQVIVEEEEEDATMGNHNNDKTEEYVVDETTTEIKGSQLEIQESAHGSFEEPAPAAVEPAKTNPEGEEEGFVPESENGDAKHHQDDEDEDDEGPTTRRRTRTNRQPTQGHQLEEEASHLRRSSRKKPPRSSQRKGQDDESDFEPEEESNDEDEDLQSEERSQASPHKGRDDDSGDYTSRRPGLRKRASRSRGQSEAAADIADELAEELHDLRGGRSRRRMQPEIIYEKPRRNRKNVDYRIIRPDIFLPIEEENEVNESPSRRGRGGGGGGGGSTWQRTLFPTYGPFGGAGPSAILAGPDAPVATGGVDSDSSDDEAIQPIKPGTTGAPAQAHGADPVQGPAGTPGNLGKIKDRQTLADADPLGVDLKVNFDSVGGLQGHIDQLKEMVSLPLLYPEIFQRFHIVPPRGVLFHGPPGTGKTLLARALANSVSSEGRKVTFYMRKGADALSKWVGEAERQLRLLFEEARKTQPSIIFFDEIDGLAPVRSSKQEQIHASIVSTLLALMDGMDGRGQVIVIGATNRPDSVDPALRRPGRFDREFYFPLPNKEGRRAILDIHTKGWDPPLPEDIKDELAEITKGYGGADLRALCTEAALNAVQRRYPQIYQSDEKLIIDPKSISVSPKDFMLATKKMVPSSERSTTSGASPLPKTVEPLLRRSLAEIQKQLSEILPPRKRLTALEEAQFEEPETSGSFRREHMQQEFDRSRVFRPRMLLRGHQGMGQQYLASAILHHFEGLHVQPFDLPTLLSDSTRSAEAAVVQLFQEVKRHKPSVIYVPSISAWHDETVGRAVISTFLGLLRSLPPSDPVLVFGVLESMGEEDEKEPPSIVKNLFGFSKKNFFELQAPDHTARHEFFAQLVDYIKVSPSEFPNPENRKRRELERLEVAPPPPPKPATPLTKEQLKVQKKKDRQTLNFLKIRIQPIMDQIKKYKRFRTGVIDESQIRYLWEEDNPNILTSDLPIEQRTTFRPFEKAQDKHGVLGLREVVSGKFFYNMEIVTIEKRLSNGFYKRPKDFLADIKRIAKDAKQLGDQERILRANELQSNVEVDVGNIEQTEPALVAECEQVYLRELEREKIALERAKRVEEEEEAFAQANKVPHGNTESTLTSGPVNLGESFTDGEGVSKLAPGQPDTPVTPSRNRLAVSFTSNGYGGGSDLNDLSTQAVMSHGSHGDGDGDGDTYMTNSEDQSGGRQTQDSSFGPSAQAKPPHSHTAPSQQVRRESGLLNLSQRETMTPMAPGSQPIDYANEASTTQTSDEKKSEQSSGPQHQQHQHQPSQQNNSFHSPMTGQGGRHDYPDLTQYPDRSSYEEHLPDTQQEASSQPSPRANADNAHLPNGSQKAQPPVPLFDAPNKQQPHGPANIQDLLNDEDQSPKLILDHDYINQLHEELTQRTSGCSVEQLEQINTNLMDYVWQTRGEWNRTHVVAGIVQTFNAVLEDMQEMQEIGPISQETKERLGEAPSFQM; via the exons ATGCCTCGCAGAAAGCGCTCCCTCGACGAAATGGCCTTAGCCAACAAGTCCGACTCTGACGACGATGACTACAGCGATCACGCCGTGCGTTCATCACGAGCAACTGCTTCGAGATCGAAAccgaagaagcccaagacCGCGAGAAGGAAGCGCCGTGACTCGGAGGACGACGACATCGTATCCGATGACGAGATCCTAAGCGATGCTGACGAGCTTTCTTTCAACGAGTCGGAGTTAGAAGATGATAGTATGGCTCAGCGGAATGCGAGAGGTCTCGTCGCCCGGAGGGCAGCGACAAAGAGACCGGCGTACAACGAAGATCCAACTAGCTCCGATGAGGACGAGCAAGAGAATGACATTGATGCTCacggcgaggaagatgaagaagaaccagATCCTCCTGTGGAAAAGCAGAAGAGCACCGTGTTAAAATTGAAGATCCCCCCTGCTGCTCTCAGGCGACAAAATGAGATtttgcagcagcagaacGGCGGCAACCGCAGGATCACCCGACGAATGCGCGCCGAGTCTGAGGAAGTCGTTGCTCTTACAAATTCCGGGCGCCATGTAGAAATCGTTCAGCGGACGACCCGCAGTCCTGAGGCCGAGGCCCCACTAGCGCGTCGTCCATCCAGAGAAACTCGAGGTTTGAAGCAGGTCATcgtggaggaggaagaggaggatgcTACAATGGGCAATCATAACAATGACAAGACCGAGGAGTACGTGGTTGATGAGACGACGACCGAGATCAAGGGCTCTCAGCTCGAGATTCAGGAAAGCGCCCACGGTAGTTTTGAAGAGCCCGCACCTGCCGCGGTGGAGCCCGCAAAAACGAACCCCGAAGGTGAGGAGGAAGGTTTCGTTCCCGAATCCGAAAATGGCGACGCGAAACATCATcaggacgacgaggacgaggatgatgaaggcCCCACTACCCGGCGAAGGACTAGGACAAATAGACAACCAACTCAGGGGCaccagttagaagaggaggCGTCACACCTCCGTCGCTCCAGTCGCAAGAAGCCACCTCGCAGCTCCCAGCGTAAGGGTCAAGATGACGAGAGCGATTTCGAACCAGAAGAGGAATCgaacgacgaggacgaggacctGCAATCGGAAGAGAGGTCTCAAGCCTCGCCCCACAAGGGCCGTGACGACGATAGCGGAGACTACACAAGCCGGCGTCCAGGTCTACGAAAGAGGGCGTCTCGCTCCCGTGGGCAGTCGGAGGCCGCAGCAGACATTGCTGATGAACTTGCTGAGGAACTACACGATCTCAGAGGTGGCCGCTCTCGTCGGAGGATGCAGCCGGAGATTATCTACGAGAAACCCCGTCGTAATCGCAAGAATGTCGACTACAGAATCATCCGTCCTGATATCTTCCTTCCCATCGAAGAGGAGAACGAAGTCAACGAATCGCCCTCGCGACGCGGCCggggaggcggcggaggaggcggTGGTAGCACCTGGCAGCGTACGCTCTTCCCAACATATGGTCCGTTTGGAGGCGCCGGGCCATCCGCGATCTTGGCTGGCCCCGATGCGCCTGTGGCCACAGGCGGAGTGGATAGTGATAGCAGCGATGACGAAGCCATCCAACCTATCAAACCTGGTACAACAGGTGCTCCCGCGCAGGCCCATGGTGCTGATCCGGTGCAAGGCCCTGCAGGGACACCTGGGAACCTCGGCAAGATTAAGGACAGACAGACATTGGCGGACGCGGACCCGTTGGGCGTCGACTTGAAGGTCAACTTTGACAGCGTTGGTGGCCTACAAGGGCATATCGACCAGTTGAAGGAAATGGTTTCGTTACCGCTACTGTACCCTGAGATCTTCCAGCGTTTCCACATCGTTCCTCCACGGGGTGTTCTCTTCCATGGACCTCCTGGTACGGGTAAAACGTTACTAGCTCGGGCTTTGGCGAATAGTGTCAGTTCTGAAGGTCGTAAGGTGACTTTCTACATGAGGAAGGGAGCGGATGCACTCAGTAAATGGGTTGGTGAAGCTGAAAGGCAGCTACGGTTACTCTTTGAGGAGGCGCGCAAAACTCAGCCTAGTATCATCTTTTTTGATGAAATCGATG GTTTGGCTCCCGTGCGGTCAAGCAAACAGGAACAAATCCATGCGTCTATCGTTTCGACTCTGCTCGCATTGATGGATGGCATGGACGGTCGTGGTCAAGTGATTGTCATTGGTGCTACGAATCGACCGGATTCTGTTGACCCAGCACTTCGCCGTCCTGGCCGTTTCGACCGTGAATTCTACTTCCCATTACCCAACAAGGAAGGTCGGCGGGCGATCCTAGACATCCATACCAAGGGCTGGGATCCGCCGCTGCCGGAAGACATCAAGGATGAGCTGGCCGAAATCACCAAGGGCTATGGAGGTGCGGATCTGCGTGCTCTTTGTACAGAAGCAGCCTTGAACGCAGTGCAGAGAAGATACCCCCAGATCTACCAATCGGATGAGAAACTCATTATCGACCCGAAGTCGATCAGCGTTAGTCCGAAGGATTTCATGCTGGCGACCAAGAAGATGGTTCCTTCGTCCGAACGGTCTACTACCTCTGGTGCTTCTCCACTGCCCAAGACCGTGGAGCCCTTATTACGACGGTCCTTGGCGGAAATCCAGAAACAACTGTCCGAGATCCTGCCCCCGCGGAAGCGGCTTACTGCTTTGGAGGAGGCCCAGTTTGAGGAGCCGGAGACCTCGGGGAGCTTCCGTCGTGAACACATGCAGCAGGAATTCGACCGGTCACGGGTCTTCAGACCTCGGATGCTCCTCCGTGGGCACCAAGGGATGGGACAACAGTACCTGGCGTCTGCCATCTTGCACCATTTTGAGGGACTCCATGTTCAGCCGTTTGATCTGCCGACCCTGCTCAGTGACTCAACTCGATCCGCGGAAGCTGCAGTCGTGCAACTCTTCCAGGAAGTTAAAAGGCACAAGCCAAGTGTGATTTACGTCCCTAGTATCTCAGCTTGGCATGACGAGACCGTGGGCAGAGCTGTTATTTCTACTTTTTTGGGCCTTTTGCGCTCGCTTCCACCGAGTGATCCTGTCTTGGTGTTTGGAGTGCTTGAGTCGATGGGcgaagaggatgagaaggagcCTCCTTCAATCGTGAAGAACCTGTTCGGGTTCTCAAAGAAGAACTTTTTCGAACTGCAGGCTCCCGACCACACCGCACGGCACGAGTTCTTTGCGCAGTTGGTTGATTACATCAAGGTCTCGCCGTCTGAGTTCCCCAATCCTGAGAACCGCAAGAGGAGAGAACTAGAGAGATTGGAGGTTGcaccgcctccgcctcccaAGCCTGCCACGCCGCTTACCAAGGAACAACTGAAagtgcagaagaagaaggatcgCCAGACACTCAATTTCCTCAAGATCCGGATTCAGCCCATCATGGACCAGATCAAAAAATACAAGAGGTTCAGGACTGGTGTGATTGACGAGTCCCAGATTCGGTATCTGTGGGAGGAAGACAATCCGAACATCCTCACCAGTGATTTGCCCATCGAGCAGCGGACGACTTTCCGGCCGTTCGAGAAAGCTCAGGATAAGCACGGGGTTCTTGGTCTCCGGGAGGTGGTCTCCGGAAAATTCTTCTACAACATGGAGATCGTGACGATTGAGAAGCGACTCTCCAACGGGTTTTACAAGCGGCCTAAGGACTTCTTGGCAGACATCAAACGGATTGCCAAGGACGCCAAGCAACTCGGTGATCAGGAACGGATACTAAGGGCTAATGAACTGCAATCCAATGTAGAAGTCGATGTCGGTAACATCGAGCAGACAGAACCGGCTCTCGTCGCTGAATGCGAGCAGGTCTACTTGCGGGAATTGGAGCGGGAGAAGATCGCACTGGAACGAGCAAAGAgggtcgaggaggaagaggaggccTTTGCGCAGGCGAACAAGGTACCGCATGGTAATACCGAATCGACCTTGACCAGTGGCCCCGTCAACCTGGGCGAGTCATTCACGGATGGTGAAGGTGTATCAAAACTGGCACCTGGACAGCCGGATACGCCAGTGACGCCTTCGCGAAACCGTCTCGCTGTGAGCTTTACCTCCAACGGTTATGGCGGAGGTTCGGATCTCAATGATCTCAGCACGCAGGCTGTGATGAGCCACGGCTCGCACGGGGACGGGGACGGGGATGGAGACACTTACATGACCAACTCGGAGGACCAATCTGGCGGAAGGCAGACGCAGGACAGCTCGTTTGGCCCGTCTGCACAGGCTAAGCCGCCGCATTCGCATACCGCACCTTCCCAGCAAGTAAGACGTGAATCCGGTCTGTTGAATCTATCGCAGAGGGAAACCATGACTCCCATGGCACCTGGATCTCAGCCGATTGATTACGCCAATGAAGCCTCCACCACGCAGACATCAGATGAGAAGAAGTCCGAGCAGTCGTCTGgtcctcaacaccaacagcaccagcaccagccttCTCAACAGAACAATTCGTTCCACAGTCCAATGACAGGTCAGGGTGGTCGACACGATTATCCCGACCTCACTCAATACCCTGATCGCTCATCGTATGAGGAGCATCTTCCGGATACGCAACAGGAAGCGAGCAGCCAGCCGTCTCCACGTGCGAATGCAGATAATGCCCATCTCCCGAATGGAAGTCAGAAGGCGCAGCCGCCGGTGCCGCTTTTCGACGCCCCCAACAAACAACAACCACATGGGCCTGCCAATATCCAGGACTTGCTCAATGACGAAGATCAATCTCCGAAGCTGATCCTGGACCACGATTACATCAACCAATTGCATGAGGAACTCACCCAACGCACCAGCGGGTGCTCCGTGGAGCAACTGGAGCAGATCAACACCAACCTGATGGACTACGTGTGGCAGACGCGGGGTGAATGGAACCGCACCCATGTGGTCGCCGGGATCGTGCAGACCTTCAACGCGGTCCTAGAGGACATGCAGGAAATGCAGGAGATCGGGCCTATCAGCCAAGAGACCAAGGAGCGGTTGGGAGAGGCACCGAGTTTCCAGATGTAA